A window of Vigna unguiculata cultivar IT97K-499-35 chromosome 4, ASM411807v1, whole genome shotgun sequence contains these coding sequences:
- the LOC114182273 gene encoding putative pentatricopeptide repeat-containing protein At1g12700, mitochondrial: protein MFSVNLTMSLSRTRLGFRLSYPILKFSHFLPNPSSFSFFHSQSQTSLLDHDNVYDAVSHFNKMLHMRTVPPIIEFTKMLGFLVRMKHYTTAIFLFKKMEFKGIHHDFFTLNILLNCFCHLAHMNFAFSVFGKILKMGYQPDTITLTTLMRGLCLKGEVKQALTFHDKVKTQGFSLDQITYGTLVNGLCKIGETKAAIKLLRIIEGRSTRPDVVMYNTIIDSLLKDELANKAYDLYSEMVDKGISPGIVTYNVLLHGSCIVGKLQEAIGFVNEMISNNIRPDIYTYNTLIDGLCKEGRVKEAEIVLGVIIRACVKPNIITFNSLMDGYCLINEVNGMEHVFDVMTQMEVTPDVYSYNIMINGLCKSKMMDEAINLFKKMYWRNVVPDIVTYNSLIDGLCKSGRISYVWDFIEEMHESGQQANIITFNSLLQALCQIHPDKTNELFMKMIEKDIQSSKYTYKVLIDGMCKDGLLKNARKVFQILLIKDYQLNFCTYNIMINCLCKKGLLDKVLILWSRMEDNGCMPGAITFEIVILSLFENGENEKAEKFLREMIARGLLK from the coding sequence ATGTTCTCAGTGAACCTCACAATGTCTTTGTCAAGAACAAGGTTAGGGTTTCGTCTTTCTTATCCCATTCTCAAGTTTTCCCATTTTCTTCCCAAcccttcttctttctctttcttccattctcAATCTCAGACTTCATTACTTGACCATGATAATGTTTACGACGCTGTTTCTCACTTCAATAAAATGCTTCATATGCGTACTGTTCCTCCCATCATCGAATTTACTAAGATGTTGGGATTCCTTGTGAGAATGAAGCACTATACTACtgctattttcctttttaagaaAATGGAGTTCAAGGGCATTCATCATGACTTTTTTACTCTCAATATCCTCCTCAATTGTTTCTGTCACTTAGCGCATATGAACTTCGCTTTCTCTGTTTTTGGCAAGATCCTCAAGATGGGTTATCAGCCAGATACCATAACCTTAACTACGCTCATGAGAGGTCTCTGTCTTAAGGGTGAGGTCAAGCAAGCACTCACCTTTCATGACAAAGTGAAAACACAAGGATTTTCGCTCGATCAGATTACTTATGGAACTTTGGTGAATGGATTGTGCAAAATAGGAGAAACCAAAGCTGCCATAAAGTTACTTAGAATAATTGAAGGTAGATCAACCAGACCCGATGTGGTAATGTACAACACAATTATTGACTCTCTGCTTAAAGATGAACTTGCAAATAAGGCATATGATTTGTATTCCGAAATGGTTGACAAGGGAATTTCTCCTGGTATAGTAACCTACAATGTCCTACTTCATGGCTCTTGTATTGTGGGTAAGTTACAAGAAGCAATTGGTTTTGTAAATGAAATGATATCAAATAATATCAGACCAGATATTTATACCTATAATACACTGATTGATGGGTTATGTAAAGAAGGAAGGGTGAAAGAAGCAGAAATTGTGTTAGGTGTGATCATAAGAGCTTGTGTCAAACCGAATATCATTACCTTCAACTCTTTAATGGATGGGTATTGCTTAATTAACGAGGTGAATGGTATGGAACATGTGTTCGATGTTATGACCCAAATGGAAGTAACTCCTGATGTCTACAGctataatattatgattaatgGATTGTGTAAGAGTAAGATGATGGATGAGGCCATcaatctctttaaaaaaatgtattggaGAAATGTGGTTCCTGATATAGTGACTTACAATTCTCTTATTGATGGTTTATGTAAATCTGGGAGAATCTCTTATGTTTGGGATTTTATTGAAGAGATGCATGAGAGTGGTCAACAAGCAAACATAATCACTTTCAATTCCTTGTTACAGGCTTTATGCCAGATCCATCCAGATAAGACAAATGAATTATTCATGAAAATGATAGAGAAGGATATTCAATCGAGCAAATATACTTACAAAGTACTTATTGATGGAATGTGTAAAGATGGACTACTCAAGAATGCACGAAAggtttttcaaattcttttgattAAAGACTACCAATTGAACTTCTGCACTTATAATATCATGATCAATTGTCTGTGCAAAAAGGGTTTGCTCGATAAGGTATTGATCTTGTGGTCCAGAATGGAAGACAACGGTTGCATGCCTGGTGCcataacttttgaaatagtcATCCTAAGTCTTTTTGAAAATGGTGAGAACGAAAAGGCAGAGAAATTTCTACGAGAAATGATAGCTAGAGGCTTGTTAAAATGA